In a single window of the Mycobacteriales bacterium genome:
- the metK gene encoding methionine adenosyltransferase, translating into MLVPGRLFTSESVTEGHPDKIADAISDSILDALLAQDPKSRVAVETLITTGQVHIAGEVTTEGYANIADIVRKTILEIGYDSSKKGFDGESCGVSVSIGAQSPDIAQGVDEAYEHRVEGDQDELDLQGAGDQGLMFGFACDETPELMPLPIALAHRLAKRLTQVRKDGLVPYLRPDGKTQVTIEYVDGKPVRLDTVVVSSQHAEDIDIVNLLTPDIKEHVVDPELAGLGIETEGYRLLVNPTGKFVIGGPMGDAGLTGRKIIVDTYGGYARHGGGAFSGKDPSKVDRSAAYAMRWVAKNVVAAGLASKCEVQVAYAIGKAEPVGLFVDTFGTGVVDDEVLQAAVTEVFDLRPAAIIRDLDLLRPIYAQTSAYGHFGRELADFTWESTDRAELLKKAAGQ; encoded by the coding sequence GTGCTCGTGCCAGGCCGTCTGTTCACGTCCGAGTCCGTCACCGAGGGCCACCCGGACAAGATCGCCGACGCGATCAGCGACTCCATCCTCGACGCGCTGCTCGCGCAGGACCCGAAGTCGCGCGTCGCGGTCGAGACCCTCATCACCACCGGCCAGGTCCACATCGCCGGTGAGGTGACCACCGAGGGCTACGCCAACATCGCCGACATCGTGCGCAAGACGATCCTCGAGATCGGCTACGACAGCTCCAAGAAGGGCTTCGACGGCGAGTCCTGCGGCGTGAGCGTGAGCATCGGCGCGCAGAGCCCCGACATCGCGCAGGGCGTCGACGAGGCCTACGAGCACCGCGTCGAGGGCGACCAGGACGAGCTCGACCTGCAGGGCGCCGGCGACCAGGGCCTGATGTTCGGCTTCGCGTGCGACGAGACCCCCGAGCTGATGCCGCTGCCGATCGCGCTCGCGCACCGGCTCGCCAAGCGCCTCACCCAGGTCCGCAAGGACGGCCTCGTGCCCTACCTGCGGCCCGACGGCAAGACCCAGGTGACGATCGAGTACGTCGACGGCAAGCCCGTCCGGCTCGACACCGTCGTCGTGTCCTCCCAGCACGCCGAGGACATCGACATCGTCAACCTGCTCACCCCGGACATCAAGGAGCACGTGGTCGACCCCGAGCTCGCCGGCCTCGGCATCGAGACCGAGGGCTACCGCCTGCTCGTCAACCCGACCGGCAAGTTCGTCATCGGCGGCCCGATGGGCGACGCCGGCCTCACCGGTCGCAAGATCATCGTCGACACCTACGGCGGTTACGCCCGCCACGGCGGCGGTGCCTTCTCCGGCAAGGACCCGTCGAAGGTCGACCGCTCCGCCGCCTACGCCATGCGCTGGGTCGCGAAGAACGTCGTCGCCGCGGGCCTCGCGTCCAAGTGCGAGGTCCAGGTCGCCTACGCGATCGGCAAGGCCGAGCCGGTGGGCCTGTTCGTCGACACCTTCGGCACCGGCGTGGTCGACGACGAGGTCCTGCAGGCCGCGGTCACCGAGGTCTTCGACCTGCGCCCGGCCGCGATCATCCGCGACCTCGACCTGCTGCGCCCGATCTACGCGCAGACCTCCGCCTACGGCCACTTCGGCCGCGAGCTCGCCGACTTCACCTGGGAGTCGACCGACCGCGCCGAGCTGCTGAAGAAGGCCGCCGGGCAGTAG
- the mihF gene encoding integration host factor, actinobacterial type, with product MALPTLTPEQRAAALEKAAAARRARAALKVRLKASGVSLADVLESGETDEVVGKMKVVAVLEAMPGVGKVRAQKIMERLEISPSRRVRGLGAKQREALEREFAGS from the coding sequence GTGGCTCTGCCCACCCTCACGCCCGAGCAGCGCGCCGCCGCGCTCGAGAAGGCCGCCGCCGCCCGTCGGGCGCGCGCCGCCCTCAAGGTCCGCCTCAAGGCGAGCGGGGTCTCGCTCGCCGACGTGCTCGAGAGCGGCGAGACCGACGAGGTGGTCGGCAAGATGAAGGTCGTCGCGGTCCTCGAGGCGATGCCCGGTGTCGGCAAGGTCAGGGCGCAGAAGATCATGGAGCGCCTCGAGATCAGCCCGTCGCGGCGCGTCCGGGGGCTCGGAGCCAAGCAGCGCGAGGCGCTGGAGCGGGAGTTCGCCGGCTCGTGA
- the rpoZ gene encoding DNA-directed RNA polymerase subunit omega encodes MSGTVANPIGITNPPIDELLAATDSKYSLVIYAAKRARQINAYYSQLGEGLLEYVGPLVETGVQEKPLSIALREINAGLLSHEQVPDPVV; translated from the coding sequence TTGTCCGGCACCGTCGCGAACCCGATCGGCATCACCAACCCCCCGATCGACGAGCTGCTGGCCGCGACCGACTCCAAGTACAGCCTGGTCATCTACGCCGCCAAGCGCGCGCGTCAGATCAACGCCTACTACTCCCAGCTCGGTGAGGGCCTCCTGGAGTACGTCGGACCCCTCGTCGAGACGGGCGTCCAGGAGAAGCCGCTGTCGATCGCGCTGCGCGAGATCAACGCCGGCCTGCTGAGCCACGAGCAGGTCCCGGACCCGGTCGTCTAG
- the coaBC gene encoding bifunctional phosphopantothenoylcysteine decarboxylase/phosphopantothenate--cysteine ligase CoaBC, protein MSRVVLGVAGGIAAYKAVELLRQLSEAGHEVTVVPTESALRFVGEPTWTALSGRPVATDVWTDVHEVPHVRIGQAADLVVVAPATANTLARAAHGLADDLLTNVLLTARCPVVMAPAMHTEMWEHPATQANVATLRARGVLVVEPAVGRLTGADSGKGRLPEPEELARTCEAVLRRGVLAPDLTGRRVVVSAGGTREHLDPVRYLGNRSSGRQGHALARTAAARGAEVVLVTSASLPDPAGVKVLRVTSAVEMHDAVLAEAASADAVVMAAAVADYRPAERLATKRKKTDTHAVDLVQNPDVLRALVAARTPGQVLVGFAAETGDDAGSVLDHARAKLAAKGCDLLVVNEVGETGHPTGFEGDQNAATVLGADGTAVEVPLGSKDALADAVWDLVAPRL, encoded by the coding sequence GTGAGCCGCGTGGTCCTCGGCGTCGCCGGGGGCATCGCCGCCTACAAGGCGGTGGAGCTGCTGCGGCAGCTGTCGGAGGCCGGTCACGAGGTCACCGTCGTCCCGACCGAGAGCGCGCTGCGCTTCGTCGGGGAGCCGACCTGGACCGCGCTGTCCGGCCGCCCGGTAGCGACCGACGTGTGGACCGACGTCCACGAGGTCCCGCACGTCCGGATCGGCCAGGCGGCCGACCTCGTCGTCGTCGCCCCCGCGACGGCCAACACCCTCGCCCGCGCTGCCCACGGGCTCGCGGACGACCTGCTCACCAACGTCCTGCTCACCGCGCGCTGCCCGGTCGTCATGGCGCCCGCGATGCACACCGAGATGTGGGAGCACCCCGCGACGCAGGCCAACGTCGCGACGCTCCGCGCACGCGGGGTCCTCGTCGTCGAGCCCGCGGTCGGGCGCCTGACGGGCGCCGACTCCGGCAAGGGCCGGCTGCCCGAGCCCGAGGAGCTCGCCCGCACCTGCGAGGCCGTCCTGCGCCGGGGTGTGCTCGCCCCCGACCTGACCGGGCGCCGGGTCGTGGTCTCCGCGGGCGGCACCCGCGAGCACCTCGACCCGGTCCGCTACCTCGGCAACCGCTCCAGCGGCCGGCAGGGCCACGCGCTGGCCCGCACGGCCGCCGCCCGCGGCGCCGAGGTCGTGCTCGTCACGAGCGCCTCCCTCCCCGACCCGGCCGGGGTGAAGGTCCTGCGGGTCACCAGCGCCGTGGAGATGCACGACGCGGTGCTCGCCGAGGCGGCCTCCGCCGACGCGGTCGTGATGGCCGCCGCCGTCGCCGACTACCGCCCGGCCGAGCGGCTCGCGACCAAGCGCAAGAAGACCGACACCCACGCCGTCGACCTCGTCCAGAACCCCGACGTCCTGCGGGCGCTGGTGGCCGCGCGCACGCCCGGTCAGGTGCTGGTCGGCTTCGCCGCCGAGACCGGCGACGACGCCGGGTCGGTGCTCGACCACGCCCGCGCGAAGCTCGCGGCCAAGGGCTGCGACCTGCTCGTCGTCAACGAGGTCGGCGAGACCGGGCACCCCACTGGCTTCGAGGGCGACCAGAACGCCGCCACCGTCCTCGGTGCGGACGGCACCGCCGTCGAGGTCCCGCTCGGGTCCAAGGACGCGCTGGCCGACGCCGTCTGGGACCTCGTCGCCCCCCGCCTGTGA
- the gmk gene encoding guanylate kinase has translation MTARLTVLAGPSGVGKGSIIAVVRQRHPHVWLSVSVTTRAPRPGETDGVEYHFVDQAEFDRMVDAGELLEHDSHMGASYGTPRAPVEARLAEGESALLEIDLHGARQVRAAVPDAQLVFLAPPSFDELARRLVGRGTEDPAKVRQRLDRARIEMAAEDEFDVVVVNDDLQRAADALVALMEITPS, from the coding sequence GTGACCGCCCGACTCACCGTGCTGGCCGGCCCGTCCGGGGTCGGCAAGGGCAGTATCATCGCGGTCGTCCGGCAGCGCCACCCGCACGTGTGGCTGTCGGTGAGCGTCACGACGCGGGCACCGCGGCCGGGGGAGACCGACGGTGTCGAGTACCACTTCGTCGACCAGGCCGAGTTCGACCGGATGGTCGACGCGGGCGAGCTGCTCGAGCACGACAGCCACATGGGTGCGTCGTACGGCACGCCCCGTGCTCCGGTCGAGGCCCGGCTCGCCGAGGGCGAGTCCGCCCTGCTCGAGATCGACCTGCACGGCGCGCGGCAGGTGCGCGCGGCCGTGCCCGACGCCCAGCTGGTCTTCCTCGCCCCGCCGTCGTTCGACGAGCTGGCCCGGCGGCTGGTCGGCCGGGGGACCGAGGACCCCGCGAAGGTGCGCCAGCGCCTCGACCGGGCGCGCATCGAGATGGCCGCCGAGGACGAGTTCGACGTCGTGGTCGTCAACGACGACCTCCAGCGCGCGGCCGACGCGCTGGTAGCCTTGATGGAGATCACCCCGTCTTAG